The following coding sequences lie in one Kingella potus genomic window:
- a CDS encoding LysR family transcriptional regulator: MDYLSDMALFVEVAQANGFSRAAAKLGIPQSTLSRRIAALEAALGLRLFNRSTRRLELTGAGAYYLERALPIITEARLLHGQLDDMRVSLPVDMAYQMVAPLLPEFAERHPLLRIDFDVTPRQVDLISEPFDLAVRTGKLPDSGYIATPLAAFSGCLYAAPSYLTRHGEPQSPQDLANHPCLRYGANSPGMIRQMAAAGLGIALLPEILVREDVAQSSLKAILPNWRSETTPVHALTATRLITANVRAFVGFLREKWAE; the protein is encoded by the coding sequence ATGGATTACCTCAGCGACATGGCATTGTTTGTAGAAGTCGCCCAAGCCAACGGATTCAGCCGCGCCGCCGCCAAGCTCGGCATCCCCCAGTCCACCCTGTCGCGCCGCATCGCCGCGCTGGAAGCCGCGCTCGGACTGCGCCTGTTCAACCGCAGCACACGGCGTTTGGAGCTGACGGGCGCAGGCGCATACTATCTGGAACGCGCCCTGCCGATTATTACCGAAGCACGCCTGCTGCACGGGCAATTGGACGACATGCGCGTCTCCCTGCCCGTGGACATGGCGTATCAGATGGTCGCCCCACTGCTGCCCGAATTTGCCGAACGCCATCCGCTTTTGCGCATCGATTTTGACGTAACCCCGCGCCAAGTGGATTTAATCAGCGAACCGTTTGACTTGGCAGTCCGCACAGGCAAACTGCCCGATTCGGGCTACATCGCCACCCCACTGGCAGCGTTTTCAGGCTGCCTTTACGCCGCCCCCAGCTATCTCACCCGGCACGGCGAACCCCAGTCGCCGCAAGACTTGGCAAACCACCCCTGCCTGCGCTACGGCGCAAACAGCCCCGGCATGATACGGCAGATGGCAGCGGCAGGCTTAGGCATTGCGCTATTGCCCGAAATACTGGTGCGCGAAGACGTGGCGCAAAGCAGCCTGAAAGCCATACTGCCAAACTGGCGCAGCGAAACCACCCCCGTCCACGCCCTCACCGCCACACGCCTGATCACCGCCAACGTGCGCGCGTTTGTCGGCTTTTTGCGGGAGAAATGGGCGGAGTAG
- a CDS encoding DUF4189 domain-containing protein, with protein MRFAHWIILIVLPAASLAQAETVECYCADGRTPVGEKCLLPTDLNGQTTSFGNAICNSSYNDSNDVIESGNYSAIAAIPKKADPYRPWLPSDRHIYSWKTRSEISAQQAESAALQHCREGTRSRKQEKDCRIIASYHNACSARVSGYVVKNGKAVYKEYFKISKKPNAHNLALAECQSEPGTMNNCWVTSTDCFIEHGISRTKKMQRMQKR; from the coding sequence ATGCGTTTTGCACATTGGATAATTTTGATTGTTTTGCCGGCCGCTTCATTGGCACAGGCGGAAACCGTGGAATGTTATTGTGCGGACGGCCGGACACCGGTTGGCGAAAAGTGTCTGCTCCCGACAGATTTGAATGGGCAAACAACAAGTTTTGGCAATGCCATTTGTAACAGCAGCTATAACGACAGCAATGATGTGATCGAATCGGGTAATTATTCGGCAATTGCCGCCATTCCGAAGAAAGCCGATCCCTATCGTCCGTGGCTTCCCTCCGACCGCCACATATATTCTTGGAAAACCAGGAGTGAAATTTCTGCGCAACAAGCAGAATCGGCTGCTTTGCAACATTGTCGGGAAGGTACGCGCAGCAGAAAGCAAGAGAAAGATTGCAGGATTATTGCCAGTTACCACAACGCCTGCTCTGCCAGAGTAAGCGGCTATGTGGTGAAAAACGGCAAAGCCGTTTATAAGGAATATTTTAAAATTTCCAAGAAACCCAATGCCCATAATCTGGCACTTGCCGAATGCCAGTCGGAGCCGGGTACGATGAATAACTGCTGGGTTACCAGCACGGATTGTTTTATAGAGCACGGCATTTCGCGGACGAAAAAAATGCAGCGAATGCAAAAGCGGTGA
- the pepN gene encoding aminopeptidase N — MSKTVHYLKDYQAPAHSVSRTDLSFDIRDSHTEVTARLTMRCERAGAPLVLDGSAELVSFKINGEAADYVLENDKLTVAAPPAGGFIVDTITRVRPSENKTLMGLYESGGNLYTQCEPEGFRKITFYPDRPDVMAEFSTTIIADAKRYPVLLSNGNQTGGGSLPDGRHWAKWEDPFKKPCYLFALVAGDLVRTADSFTTRSGRKVAVEFFTRKEDAGKVRFGIESLKHAMKWDETRFGLEYDLDIYMVVAVGDFNMGAMENKGLNIFNTACVLADSRTSTDADFERVESVIAHEYFHNWTGNRVTCRDWFQLSLKEGLTVFRDQEFSADRAGRAVRRIGSVSRLRAFQFPEDAGPTAHPVRPASYEDMNNFYTMTVYEKGAEVVRMYHTFLGEAGFQKGMRLYFERHDGRAVTCDDFRAAMADAGGFDFGQFALWYSQAGTPVLDIEGRRQDGSFILKVRQTVPPTPDAAAKQPMQMPLKTGLISRSGDSLEFEYGGKRGTEAVLILTQAEQEFVLGGVNTDAVPSLLRGFSAPVRANYPYTDADLALLLAHDPDPFARWEAGQTLLRRAVAANIAAAAEGRPLPAHAALREALGHVLAADIDPAYQALLLSVPTEAELWADMENFDPLAVHQAREALLDLIAAAFHSRFLALNSAAREQEERFPDPYGYAPEPAALRTLRNVCRAFILRADPAHIEQVSEKYDEMAKNMTHEWGIMSAVNNNPSPLRDSLLAKFGGKFAADALAMDKYFALTASSLRGDTPQQVRAALQHPQYNAQNPNKVRALIGTFTRNVPHFHAADGSGYRFLADKILETDRFNPSLASGLARAFNICRRLEPQRQALMKAELERIAAVENLSSETGEIVGKILA; from the coding sequence ATGAGCAAAACCGTACATTACCTGAAAGACTACCAAGCCCCCGCCCATTCGGTTTCCCGCACCGATTTGAGCTTCGACATCCGCGACAGCCACACCGAAGTTACCGCCCGCCTTACCATGCGCTGCGAACGCGCGGGCGCGCCGCTGGTGCTCGACGGCTCGGCCGAACTTGTTTCCTTCAAAATCAACGGCGAAGCGGCAGACTATGTCTTGGAAAACGACAAACTCACCGTTGCCGCTCCGCCTGCGGGCGGTTTCATTGTGGATACCATCACCCGCGTGAGGCCGTCTGAAAACAAAACCCTGATGGGGCTGTATGAAAGCGGCGGTAACCTCTACACCCAATGCGAGCCGGAGGGCTTCCGCAAAATCACGTTCTATCCCGACCGCCCCGACGTGATGGCGGAATTTTCCACCACGATTATTGCCGACGCGAAACGCTATCCCGTGCTACTCTCCAACGGCAACCAAACCGGCGGCGGCAGCCTGCCCGACGGCCGCCACTGGGCCAAATGGGAAGACCCGTTCAAAAAACCCTGCTACCTTTTCGCCCTAGTGGCCGGCGACCTTGTCCGCACCGCCGACAGCTTCACCACCCGCAGCGGCCGCAAAGTGGCCGTCGAATTTTTCACCCGCAAAGAAGACGCGGGCAAAGTGCGCTTCGGCATCGAGTCGCTCAAACACGCGATGAAATGGGACGAAACCCGCTTCGGCCTCGAATACGACTTGGACATTTACATGGTCGTGGCCGTGGGCGACTTCAACATGGGCGCGATGGAAAACAAAGGCCTCAACATCTTCAACACCGCCTGCGTCCTCGCCGACAGCCGCACCTCCACCGATGCCGATTTCGAGCGCGTCGAAAGCGTGATTGCCCACGAATACTTCCACAACTGGACGGGCAACCGCGTAACCTGCCGCGACTGGTTTCAGCTTTCCCTCAAAGAAGGCCTCACCGTCTTCCGCGACCAGGAATTTTCCGCCGACCGCGCCGGCCGCGCCGTGCGCCGCATCGGCAGCGTTTCCCGCCTGCGCGCCTTCCAGTTTCCCGAAGACGCAGGCCCGACGGCGCATCCCGTCCGCCCGGCCAGCTACGAAGATATGAACAATTTCTACACCATGACCGTCTATGAAAAAGGCGCGGAAGTGGTGCGTATGTACCACACCTTCCTCGGCGAAGCAGGCTTTCAAAAAGGTATGCGGCTGTATTTCGAGCGGCACGACGGCCGGGCAGTAACCTGCGACGACTTCCGCGCCGCAATGGCCGATGCCGGCGGCTTCGATTTCGGCCAGTTTGCCCTGTGGTACAGCCAGGCCGGCACCCCCGTACTCGACATCGAAGGCCGTCGGCAAGACGGCAGCTTTATCCTCAAAGTCCGGCAAACCGTGCCGCCCACACCGGATGCGGCCGCCAAACAGCCGATGCAGATGCCGCTCAAAACCGGCCTGATTTCCCGCAGCGGCGATAGCCTCGAATTTGAATACGGCGGCAAACGCGGCACCGAAGCCGTCCTCATCCTGACCCAAGCAGAACAGGAATTTGTGCTCGGCGGTGTCAATACGGATGCCGTGCCCTCCCTGCTGCGCGGCTTCTCCGCCCCCGTGCGGGCCAACTATCCCTACACCGATGCCGACCTCGCCCTGCTGCTTGCGCACGACCCCGACCCCTTCGCCCGCTGGGAAGCCGGCCAAACCCTGCTGCGCCGCGCCGTGGCCGCCAATATCGCCGCCGCCGCCGAAGGCCGCCCGCTGCCCGCACACGCCGCCCTGCGCGAAGCCCTCGGCCACGTCCTCGCCGCCGACATCGACCCCGCCTACCAAGCCCTGCTGCTGTCTGTGCCGACCGAAGCCGAACTGTGGGCCGATATGGAAAACTTCGACCCGCTCGCCGTCCACCAAGCCCGCGAAGCCCTGCTCGACCTGATTGCCGCCGCATTCCACAGCCGTTTTCTCGCCCTCAACAGCGCAGCCCGCGAACAGGAAGAGCGTTTTCCCGACCCCTACGGCTACGCCCCCGAACCCGCCGCCCTGCGCACCCTGCGCAACGTCTGCCGCGCCTTCATCCTGCGCGCCGACCCCGCGCATATCGAACAAGTGTCGGAAAAATATGACGAAATGGCGAAAAACATGACCCACGAATGGGGCATCATGAGCGCGGTAAACAACAACCCTTCGCCCCTGCGCGACAGCCTGCTGGCAAAATTCGGCGGAAAATTTGCCGCCGACGCACTGGCAATGGACAAATACTTCGCCCTCACCGCCTCCTCTCTGCGCGGCGACACCCCGCAGCAGGTACGCGCCGCGCTGCAACACCCGCAGTACAACGCGCAAAACCCCAACAAAGTCCGCGCCCTGATCGGCACGTTCACCCGCAACGTACCGCATTTCCACGCCGCCGACGGCTCGGGCTACCGCTTCCTCGCCGACAAAATCCTCGAAACCGACCGCTTCAATCCCTCGCTCGCTTCCGGCCTTGCCCGCGCCTTCAACATCTGCCGCCGCCTCGAGCCGCAGCGGCAGGCACTGATGAAGGCCGAACTCGAACGCATCGCCGCCGTGGAAAACCTGTCGTCCGAAACCGGAGAAATCGTCGGCAAAATCCTTGCCTGA
- a CDS encoding LysR substrate-binding domain-containing protein has protein sequence MPRFPFSLDALHAFEAAARLGSFKHAAAELAVTATAVSHRIRLLETQIGKPLFERKVRAVVLTEDGKILSDAVGRSLAAVADAVAQIRHAARQSVIVSLTPEFAVQWLMPRLSAFQAACPEIELHIRAGYDLADLTGGGADLAVRYGDGVCENTDETELFRERFAPVAAPSLLARLGSDTAQWPLIHLDWHNPGQTAIGWNEWAKAAGVPLQNVQRGIRYSDATHLMRAAVAGQGVAIIGKRMAAAELDSGLLQPVRPPS, from the coding sequence ATGCCCCGATTCCCCTTCTCCCTTGACGCTTTGCACGCCTTTGAAGCCGCCGCCCGTTTGGGCAGCTTCAAACACGCCGCCGCCGAGCTCGCGGTAACCGCCACCGCCGTCAGCCACCGCATCCGCCTGCTGGAAACGCAAATCGGCAAACCGCTGTTTGAACGCAAAGTCCGCGCCGTAGTGCTGACCGAAGACGGCAAAATCCTGTCTGATGCCGTCGGGCGCAGCCTTGCCGCCGTTGCCGATGCCGTGGCGCAAATCCGCCATGCTGCGCGGCAAAGCGTGATTGTGTCGCTCACCCCCGAATTTGCCGTGCAATGGCTGATGCCCCGACTATCGGCTTTTCAGGCTGCCTGCCCCGAAATCGAGCTGCACATCCGCGCGGGCTACGATTTGGCAGATTTAACAGGCGGCGGCGCGGATTTGGCAGTGCGCTACGGCGACGGCGTATGCGAAAACACAGACGAAACCGAGCTGTTCCGCGAACGCTTCGCCCCCGTTGCCGCCCCCTCCCTGCTGGCGCGGCTGGGCAGCGACACCGCGCAATGGCCGCTGATTCATTTGGACTGGCACAACCCCGGCCAAACCGCCATCGGCTGGAACGAATGGGCAAAAGCCGCAGGCGTGCCGCTGCAAAACGTGCAGCGCGGCATCCGCTATTCCGATGCCACCCATCTGATGCGCGCCGCCGTGGCAGGGCAGGGCGTGGCGATAATCGGCAAACGCATGGCGGCGGCAGAACTGGACAGCGGGCTGTTGCAGCCCGTCCGCCCGCCGAGCTGA